A DNA window from Daucus carota subsp. sativus chromosome 3, DH1 v3.0, whole genome shotgun sequence contains the following coding sequences:
- the LOC108215184 gene encoding ubiquitin-conjugating enzyme E2 36, with protein MANSNLPRRIIKETQRLLSEPAPGISASPSEENMRYFNVMILGPSQSPYEGGVFKLELFLPEEYPMAAPKVRFLTKIYHPNIDKLGRICLDILKDKWSPALQIRTVLLSIQALLSAPNPDDPLSENVAKHWKTNEVEAVETAKEWSRLYATGE; from the exons ATGGCCAATAGCAATTTACCTCGTAGAATCATCAAG gAAACACAACGGCTTCTCAGCGAGCCAG CTCCTGGAATAAGTGCTTCGCCTTCGGAAGAAAACATGAGATATTTCAATGTCATGATACTTGGTCCCTCTCAATCTCCTTATGAAG GAGGGGTATTCAAGTTGGAGCTCTTTCTGCCTGAAGAGTATCCAATGGCTGCACCAAAG GTTCGCTTTCTGACCAAAATATACCATCCTAATATTGACAAG TTGGGACGGATTTGCCTAGATATTCTTAAGGACAAGTGGAGTCCTGCCCTCCAAATTCGCACAGTGTTGTTGAG TATCCAAGCACTTCTTAGTGCTCCAAACCCAGATGATCCACTTTCTGAGAATGTTGCTAAGCACTGGAAGACAAATGAAGTTGAAGCCGTTGAAACGG CTAAAGAATGGAGTCGATTGTACGCAACCGGGGAGTGA
- the LOC108211466 gene encoding transcription factor TCP4, which yields MKSNAGEIVQVEGGHILRATGRKDRHSKVYTAKGPRDRRVRLAAHTAIQFYDVQDRLGYDRPSKAVDWLMNKAKNAIDKLEELPPWNPMDTTTVLNAGQNPNELSLQQHQQSQHYLFQDQLDDGPINDTMKSFFPTSSGMNYQNYPSGSVQNNPQDLCLSLQSLQDLNRSVHSTPTPANDHPSLYNPGPSEANFQRMVSWDAEMKPAEGYSFYPHTMPQPQMISVNSTPFTQRESLQSSFSPYVRAWNDLPFPVSDHNNTQANDHFSMSSASSQFGSRKISSFQVPARIHGEDHEDPSSASDN from the coding sequence ATGAAGAGTAACGCAGGAGAAATAGTACAAGTTGAAGGAGGTCATATTCTCCGGGCCACTGGCCGGAAAGACCGGCACAGCAAGGTGTACACGGCCAAAGGTCCTCGAGACAGAAGAGTCCGCCTCGCGGCTCACACAGCCATTCAGTTTTATGATGTTCAAGACAGATTAGGATATGACCGTCCCAGCAAAGCCGTAGATTGGCTGATGAACAAGGCTAAAAATGCGATTGACAAGCTTGAAGAGTTGCCTCCTTGGAACCCAATGGACACCACCACAGTACTCAACGCAGGTCAGAACCCTAATGAGCTTTCACTTCAACAACATCAACAGTCGCAACATTACCTGTTTCAAGACCAATTAGATGATGGTCCAATTAACGATACTATGAAATCTTTCTTCCCGACGAGCTCAGGTATGAATTATCAGAACTACCCAAGTGGTTCAGTACAAAATAACCCTCAAGATCTTTGTTTGTCTCTTCAATCTTTACAGGACCTTAATAGGTCAGTCCATTCCACCCCCACTCCTGCTAATGATCATCCTAGTCTTTATAATCCGGGTCCTTCTGAGGCGAATTTTCAAAGAATGGTAAGCTGGGATGCGGAAATGAAACCAGCAGAAGGCTATTCTTTCTATCCACACACAATGCCACAACCACAAATGATATCTGTCAACTCTACACCATTTACTCAAAGGGAATCCCTTCAGTCCAGTTTTTCGCCTTATGTTCGAGCTTGGAATGACCTGCCATTCCCTGTCTCTGACCATAATAACACACAAGCAAATGATCACTTCTCAATGTCATCAGCAAGCTCTCAATTTGGGTCACGCAAGATATCAAGCTTTCAAGTTCCTGCCAGAATTCATGGAGAGGACCATGAGGACCCCTCGTCTGCGTCTGATAATTAA
- the LOC108211696 gene encoding seed biotin-containing protein SBP65 isoform X1, with amino-acid sequence MASNQVTREKRSEQGVVEKDKVPKITSHFESLTVTPVKESSGAVNVGKFEVHGVEEKDSSRQMEDITKYRQEAQQKSNDALTAAAERYNKAKEGAGPKTNYTVMQGGQDTSKVAAEKAARAKESAVQGAQRASQIAAEKAARAKEGAVQGAQRTAEIAAEKAARAKESVMQGAQDTSQVAAEKAARAKESLMQGAQRTSQYAAEKGGVLKDTAIEKGQPLYESTRDTLASAGRTAADYTGQTKDYVAEKAVGAKDVVAEKAVGAKDVVAETGKGTAGYVVKAKDYVAEKAVGAKDVVVESGKGTAGYVGSVASTVKDKAVVAGWGAAEYTAEKVADATKAVANVTAGAAGYVGETAVAAKDKVGNVGISAKDYAAQKLAAAKDTVVATEESAKDYAARKRAEAERQMQAKKSAEARGEVWTTTERKHDDIAGAGRQTAEAAKETISRPVEKAGEFFQEQSEYGRKGQLGGERTTEVQQGGGGVFNAIGETIVEIGQTTKDLLVGKGQSSPAATETVKDSSEYNK; translated from the exons ATGGCTTCAAATCAAGTGACTAGAGAGAAGAGAAGTGAGCAAGGTGTGGTGGAGAAAGACAAGGTTCCTAAAATCACTTCCCATTTTGAATCTTTAACTGTTACTCCGGTTAAAGAGTCTTCTGGTGCGGTAAATGTGGGGAAGTTTGAGGTGCATGGGGTGGAAGAGAAGGATTCGAGCAGACAAATGGAAGATATTACTAAGTATAGGCAAGAGGCGCAACAGAAGTCAAACGATGCTTTGACCGCTGCGGCGGAGAGGTATAATAAGGCCAAAGAAGGTGCAGGTCCTAAAACTAATTATACTGTGATGCAAGGTGGTCAGGATACTTCTAAGGTTGCTGCGGAGAAGGCGGCCCGAGCGAAGGAGAGCGCGGTGCAAGGCGCTCAGAGGGCTTCTCAGATTGCTGCTGAGAAGGCGGCCCGGGCAAAAGAGGGGGCGGTGCAAGGCGCTCAGAGGACTGCTGAGATTGCTGCTGAGAAGGCGGCCCGGGCGAAGGAGAGTGTGATGCAAGGCGCTCAGGATACTTCTCAGGTGGCTGCGGAGAAGGCGGCCCGAGCGAAGGAGAGTCTAATGCAAGGCGCTCAGAGGACTTCTCAGTATGCTGCTGAGAAGGGTGGAGTTTTGAAGGACACTGCGATTGAGAAAGGGCAGCCTTTGTATGAAAGTACTCGAGATACTCTTGCGAGTGCGGGGAGGACTGCGGCGGACTACACGGGGCAGACGAAAGATTATGTGGCGGAGAAGGCTGTTGGAGCCAAGGATGTGGTGGCGGAGAAGGCTGTTGGGGCCAAGGATGTAGTGGCGGAAACTGGCAAGGGAACGGCTGGGTATGTGGTGAAGGCGAAGGATTATGTGGCGGAGAAGGCTGTGGGGGCTAAGGATGTGGTGGTGGAAAGCGGCAAGGGAACGGCTGGATATGTGGGGAGTGTGGCTTCTACTGTCAAGGATAAGGCTGTTGTGGCCGGGTGGGGAGCGGCTGAGTATACTGCAGAGAAAGTTGCGGATGCGACAAAGGCAGTGGCAAATGTCACGGCCGGTGCTGCAGGGTATGTGGGGGAGACGGCTGTGGCCGCCAAGGATAAGGTGGGTAATGTAGGAATCAGTGCCAAGGATTACGCTGCTCAGAAGTTGGCTGCTGCTAAGGACACTGTAGTGGCGACAGAAGAAAGTGCCAAGGATTATGCTGCTAGGAAAAGGGCTGAAGCTGAGAGACAAATGCAGGCCAAGAAATCAGCGGAAGCAAGg GGTGAAGTGTGGACTACAACTGAGCGAAAGCATGATGATATTGCAGGAGCAGGGCGACAGACGGCCGAGGCCGCGAAAGAAACAATCTCGAGGCCAGTTGAGAAGGCAGGAGAGTTCTTCCAGGAGCAATCAGAATATGGGAGAAAGGGACAGCTGGGAGGCGAGCGCACCACGGAAGTGCAACAGGGAGGGGGTGGAGTGTTCAATGCCATTGGCGAAACTATAGTAGAAATTGGTCAGACAACTAAGGATCTCCTGGTTGGGAAGGGACAGAGTAGTCCTGCTGCTACCGAGACTGTCAAAGACTCTTCAGAGTATAACAAGTAG
- the LOC108213282 gene encoding E3 ubiquitin-protein ligase ATL41: MDIDDDDHRYNVSGKIMVTAIISLSFVVLLVTLLHIYVRCVLRRQARQRASLWQIGLFATAPEPPKAGLDETIIGSLPSFVFRHDHKSRTIECAVCLSNLEDGELIRILPNCDHNFHVACIDTWLSTNSTCPVCRSAVEPPQIIEQGNEPETEEPHPTAPPLDHEIAEGTAEASGKVIGSSSRLGSFRKMLSRDRSSQRIHDDLEKQ; encoded by the coding sequence ATGGATATCGACGACGACGATCATCGCTACAATGTGAGCGGCAAAATCATGGTCACGGCGATAATATCTCTGTCATTCGTTGTACTACTTGTCACACTCCTTCACATTTATGTAAGATGTGTTCTTCGGCGCCAAGCTCGCCAGCGCGCTTCTCTCTGGCAAATAGGCCTCTTCGCAACGGCTCCCGAGCCCCCGAAAGCCGGCCTAGACGAAACAATCATCGGATCACTGCCAAGTTTTGTTTTCAGACATGATCACAAGTCAAGGACTATAGAGTGCGCAGTCTGTCTAAGTAACTTAGAGGATGGCgaattgattagaattttaccGAATTGTGATCACAATTTCCATGTAGCTTGTATTGATACTTGGTTAAGTACAAATTCCACTTGTCCTGTTTGTCGTAGCGCGGTAGAGCCACCGCAGATTATTGAACAAGGCAATGAGCCTGAAACAGAGGAGCCTCATCCGACAGCTCCGCCTCTGGATCATGAAATCGCGGAGGGAACAGCTGAGGCTTCGGGGAAGGTTATTGGATCATCGTCAAGACTAGGTTCGTTTAGGAAAATGTTGAGCCGGGATCGTTCATCACAGCGAATTCATGATGATCTGGAGAAGCAGTAA
- the LOC108211696 gene encoding seed biotin-containing protein SBP65 isoform X2 → MASNQVTREKRSEQGVVEKDKVPKITSHFESLTVTPVKESSGAVNVGKFEVHGVEEKDSSRQMEDITKYRQEAQQKSNDALTAAAERYNKAKEGAGPKTNYTVMQGGQDTSKVAAEKAARAKESAVQGAQRASQIAAEKAARAKEGAVQGAQRTAEIAAEKAARAKESVMQGAQDTSQVAAEKAARAKESLMQGAQRTSQYAAEKGGVLKDTAIEKGQPLYESTRDTLASAGRTAADYTGQTKDYVAEKAVGAKDVVAEKAVGAKDVVAETGKGTAGYVVKAKDYVAEKAVGAKDVVVESGKGTAGYVGSVASTVKDKAVVAGWGAAEYTAEKVADATKAVANVTAGAAGYVGETAVAAKDKVGNVGISAKDYAAQKLAAAKDTVVATEESAKDYAARKRAEAERQMQAKKSAEAREQGDRRPRPRKKQSRGQLRRQESSSRSNQNMGERDSWEASAPRKCNREGVECSMPLAKL, encoded by the exons ATGGCTTCAAATCAAGTGACTAGAGAGAAGAGAAGTGAGCAAGGTGTGGTGGAGAAAGACAAGGTTCCTAAAATCACTTCCCATTTTGAATCTTTAACTGTTACTCCGGTTAAAGAGTCTTCTGGTGCGGTAAATGTGGGGAAGTTTGAGGTGCATGGGGTGGAAGAGAAGGATTCGAGCAGACAAATGGAAGATATTACTAAGTATAGGCAAGAGGCGCAACAGAAGTCAAACGATGCTTTGACCGCTGCGGCGGAGAGGTATAATAAGGCCAAAGAAGGTGCAGGTCCTAAAACTAATTATACTGTGATGCAAGGTGGTCAGGATACTTCTAAGGTTGCTGCGGAGAAGGCGGCCCGAGCGAAGGAGAGCGCGGTGCAAGGCGCTCAGAGGGCTTCTCAGATTGCTGCTGAGAAGGCGGCCCGGGCAAAAGAGGGGGCGGTGCAAGGCGCTCAGAGGACTGCTGAGATTGCTGCTGAGAAGGCGGCCCGGGCGAAGGAGAGTGTGATGCAAGGCGCTCAGGATACTTCTCAGGTGGCTGCGGAGAAGGCGGCCCGAGCGAAGGAGAGTCTAATGCAAGGCGCTCAGAGGACTTCTCAGTATGCTGCTGAGAAGGGTGGAGTTTTGAAGGACACTGCGATTGAGAAAGGGCAGCCTTTGTATGAAAGTACTCGAGATACTCTTGCGAGTGCGGGGAGGACTGCGGCGGACTACACGGGGCAGACGAAAGATTATGTGGCGGAGAAGGCTGTTGGAGCCAAGGATGTGGTGGCGGAGAAGGCTGTTGGGGCCAAGGATGTAGTGGCGGAAACTGGCAAGGGAACGGCTGGGTATGTGGTGAAGGCGAAGGATTATGTGGCGGAGAAGGCTGTGGGGGCTAAGGATGTGGTGGTGGAAAGCGGCAAGGGAACGGCTGGATATGTGGGGAGTGTGGCTTCTACTGTCAAGGATAAGGCTGTTGTGGCCGGGTGGGGAGCGGCTGAGTATACTGCAGAGAAAGTTGCGGATGCGACAAAGGCAGTGGCAAATGTCACGGCCGGTGCTGCAGGGTATGTGGGGGAGACGGCTGTGGCCGCCAAGGATAAGGTGGGTAATGTAGGAATCAGTGCCAAGGATTACGCTGCTCAGAAGTTGGCTGCTGCTAAGGACACTGTAGTGGCGACAGAAGAAAGTGCCAAGGATTATGCTGCTAGGAAAAGGGCTGAAGCTGAGAGACAAATGCAGGCCAAGAAATCAGCGGAAGCAAGg GAGCAGGGCGACAGACGGCCGAGGCCGCGAAAGAAACAATCTCGAGGCCAGTTGAGAAGGCAGGAGAGTTCTTCCAGGAGCAATCAGAATATGGGAGAAAGGGACAGCTGGGAGGCGAGCGCACCACGGAAGTGCAACAGGGAGGGGGTGGAGTGTTCAATGCCATTGGCGAAACTATAG
- the LOC135151669 gene encoding uncharacterized protein LOC135151669 — MADPPPSPNTLKMNQRRKALSLIIQVRPPKKGKAILFPRHPVTEVLGAYEAAKFASTQPKQNSTPSQLSNDSVDLVVRVSAEVHRMVRSLEMSEVPRSFLNEQMHRLADEAFPDHDDPMQQESWSQYMRLATAFVVDALKMNDKVILEGTSIEKAPMDRDISGNHADEDIDEDADQFPL, encoded by the exons ATGGCAGATCCTCCACCATCACCGAATACTCTCAAAATGAATCAGCGAAGGAAGGCATTGAGCTTAATAATACAAGTGAGGCCTCCGAAAAAGGGAAAAGCTATCCTTTTCCCTCGACATCCAGTGACAGAGGTTCTCGGAGCCTATGAGGCAGCCAAGTTTGCGAGCACCCAGCCCAAACAGAATTCTACTCCATCACAGCTATCTAATGATTCAGTGGATCTCGTCGTGAGGGTTTCAGCAGAGGTGCATCGAATGGTTCGTTCTTTAGAGATGAGCGAGGTCCCACGTAGCTTTTTAAACGAGCAGATGCATCGCCTTGCTGATGAGGCCTTTCCAGATCATGATGATCCGATGCAGCAAGAATCGTGGAGTCAGTATATGCGCTTGGCAACGGCTTTTGTTGTGGATGCCCTCAAAATGAACGATAAGGTCATTTTAGAG GGTACTAGTATTGAAAAAGCTCCAATGGATCGCGACATCTCAGGAAACCATGCTGATGAAGACATAGACGAAGATGCAGATCAATTTCCCTTGTAA
- the LOC108211494 gene encoding ABC transporter G family member 10 encodes MPLPMSMVNPSDHKITQFSIRAKNLSYKLPSRKRYHRYFNLCPWEESSNEMGKYILKDVDCEAKPGEITAVAGPSGAGKTTLLEILAGYISQSKVSGQVLVNDQAMNTMHFRRLSSYVTQDEALFPLLTVEETLVYSARFRLHGGVSRATTRAKQLLQELGLEHVAGARIGDESKRGISGGEKRRVSIGVALVHDPAVLLLDEPTSGLDSAAALQVMLLLKSMAKNQSKTIILTIHQPGFRIIELFDQVILLSKGIVLHQGSLHHLEERLKIAGHCIPMQVNILEYSIDVTEGLLKDMEECNILVDEAKHEQECVEIISFMGHVDENYMLYSNSFLKEVFILCQRFTYNIFRTKQLFSAKLTQSIVVGLLLGTIFMNANKDHDTVKLHTRLGFFAFNLSFLLSSSIEALPIFVQERRILMRETSSGAYRIASYVTASTVIFLPFLLVGASLYSITVYWLVGLRRDIDRFFYFSLVVWLVSLMSNSFVAFCSALFPNFVMGMSFTGGIMGSFFLFSGYFISKDELPKYWKFMHYLSLFKYPFESFLINEFGGDDKNTRCLELTEGACVYGQEFLMHQNLKESQKWSNLGVMVSFISVYRFLSFVVLWYRSYKSRT; translated from the coding sequence ATGCCTTTGCCAATGAGTATGGTGAATCCTAGTGATCACAAAATTACCCAGTTCAGTATTAGAGCCAAGAACCTCTCCTACAAATTGCCTTCCAGAAAACGGTACCACAGATATTTCAATTTGTGTCCTTGGGAGGAGTCGAGTAACGAGATGGGTAAGTACATTTTGAAGGATGTAGACTGTGAAGCCAAACCAGGAGAGATAACAGCAGTTGCTGGTCCGAGTGGAGCGGGGAAAACTACTTTGCTGGAAATTCTTGCTGGATACATCAGCCAGAGTAAGGTGTCGGGGCAAGTACTAGTAAATGACCAGGCTATGAACACTATGCACTTCCGCAGATTATCCAGTTATGTCACGCAAGATGAAGCCCTCTTCCCTTTACTTACTGTTGAAGAAACGCTTGTTTACAGCGCACGTTTCAGGCTTCATGGGGGTGTATCCAGAGCCACAACAAGAGCCAAGCAGCTGCTGCAGGAGCTTGGATTAGAACATGTTGCTGGTGCTAGGATTGGCGATGAATCAAAACGTGGTATATCCGGTGGTGAAAAGAGAAGGGTATCAATTGGTGTCGCTCTTGTTCATGACCCTGCTGTGCTGCTTCTTGATGAACCAACATCAGGACTGGACTCTGCAGCAGCTCTCCAGGTGATGTTGCTACTTAAATCTATGGCCAAAAATCAAAGTAAGACGATCATTCTAACCATTCATCAGCCTGGGTTCCGAATTATAGAACTGTTTGATCAGGTTATCTTGTTATCCAAGGGGATTGTTCTTCATCAAGGGTCACTTCATCATCTAGAAGAGCGGCTAAAGATTGCAGGTCATTGCATTCCTATGCAAGTCAATATACTTGAATATTCAATCGATGTGACTGAAGGCCTGCTCAAAGATATGGAAGAATGTAACATCTTAGTAGATGAAGCTAAACATGAACAAGAGTGTGTCGAGATCATCTCCTTTATGGGTCATGTTGATGAAAATTATATGCTCTACTCAAATTCATTCTTGAAGGAGGTATTCATACTCTGTCAGAGATTCACATATAACATATTTAGAACCAAACAGTTATTCTCTGCAAAATTAACTCAGTCAATAGTTGTTGGACTTCTACTGGGAACAATATTCATGAATGCTAACAAAGACCATGACACGGTTAAGCTTCATACTAGACTTGGTTTCTTTGCTTTTAATCTCAGCTTCTTACTCTCCTCCTCCATAGAAGCTCTCCCAATTTTCGTGCAAGAAAGGAGGATTTTAATGCGTGAAACCTCAAGTGGAGCTTACAGAATCGCTTCTTATGTAACAGCAAGCACCGTTATATTCCTGCCTTTCCTTTTAGTAGGGGCTAGCCTCTACTCGATCACAGTTTACTGGTTAGTAGGATTAAGGCGAGACATTGACAGGTTCTTCTACTTCTCACTAGTTGTTTGGTTGGTTTCCTTGATGTCAAATTCTTTTGTGGCATTCTGTAGTGCTCTATTCCCAAATTTCGTCATGGGGATGTCTTTTACAGGAGGAATAATGGGCTCATTCTTTCTGTTTTCTGGGTATTTCATATCTAAGGATGAATTGCCCAAGTACTGGAAATTTATGCATTACCTGAGTTTGTTCAAGTATCCGTTCGAgtcttttttaataaatgagTTTGGAGGAGATGATAAAAATACAAGGTGCTTGGAGTTAACTGAAGGAGCGTGTGTGTATGGCCAAGAATTTCTGATGCACCAAAATCTCAAGGAGTCGCAAAAGTGGAGCAATTTAGGTGTGATGGTATCGTTTATCTCGGTTTATCGGTTTCTTTCTTTTGTGGTTCTGTGGTACAGATCTTACAAAAGCAGAACCTAG